GGCCGGCGGCGCCAGTGTGCCCACTGACCGATACCGCCAGCCGTGGGACGCCACCGGGTCCGGCGCAGGGTCGCGATAGGTCTCGAGGACCCGGTCGACCAGATTGACGATCCAGTATTCCCCGATCCGGGCTCGCGCGTAGAGACTCCCCTTCTGCTCGCGGTCGAGCCGAAGACTGGAATCGGCCACCTCCACCACGAGGACGGCCCGCGTCGGATGGGCGCCCAGATAGTCGGCACGCCGCCCAGGGACCACTGCCAGGTCGGGCTCCGGCACCGATTCGTCGTCGAGGACGAGGGGCATCTGCGTGCGGACCATGAACCCCGCCGGCAACACGG
This genomic interval from Candidatus Methylomirabilota bacterium contains the following:
- a CDS encoding Uma2 family endonuclease, with amino-acid sequence MTERAMSDSVPSMEHPSLTLRRWKRVEYERLVDLGLFEGDPVELIGGQLIVAEPQNSPHATAVGAADDALRAVLPAGFMVRTQMPLVLDDESVPEPDLAVVPGRRADYLGAHPTRAVLVVEVADSSLRLDREQKGSLYARARIGEYWIVNLVDRVLETYRDPAPDPVASHGWRYRSVGTLAPPAVIAPAALPAARIQIADLLL